A window from Lytechinus pictus isolate F3 Inbred chromosome 9, Lp3.0, whole genome shotgun sequence encodes these proteins:
- the LOC129268169 gene encoding arylsulfatase I-like isoform X1, with amino-acid sequence MYSVSKMFKLAPMRAFLLGCMLKCVLTAQPPNIIFIVADDLGWNDVSFHGSSQILTPHLDALALEGVLLTNYYVSPICTPTRSAIMSGKHPIHTGLQYSVIIADQPYGLSTNETIMPQYLRPLGYRTHMVGKWHLGFFSKDYTPIERGFESTYGYYLGQQDYFTHEAQVEEHKVTGFDFHANGSVYKPVFGQYSTEIYTERTQEIIRNHNPQEPLYIYLAHQAVHSANYDGQRLQAPHKYYERFPNIKDENRRKFAAMVSALDDSIGNITQTLKESTLYNNTIIVFTTDNGGPAHGFDANYANNWPLRGVKDTTWEGGLRGAGFVWGALIEKPKRMSDGMMHVCDWVPTLYGLAGGNTSSLEHLDGMDVWPMLSRGEPSPRNEILHNIDPVRNVSAIRIGNYKLVQGQNYNGKWSDWYPPEGESTDNSSDSKPVPNAFVVSCPPKPDNASTNCDPFQKPCLYNINEDPCEFNNIADENQDIVDVLMMRIEEYRKTMVPIRNKKPDPLSNPKYHDNCWVPWRNDTDSTPELYYDSGPSDSLRQGPYNTKARSQKVVLKGID; translated from the exons ATGTATTCAGTTTCAAAGATGTTCAAGTTGGCTCCGATGAGAGCTTTTCTTCTTGGCTGTATGCTCAAATGTGTGCTGACAGCCCAGCCTCCTAATATTATATTCATCGTTGCAGACGACCTG gGATGGAACGATGTTAGCTTTCATGGTTCATCGCAAATCCTGACTCCGCATCTTGATGCGTTGGCATTGGAGGGTGTACTGCTAACCAATTACTATGTGTCCCCCATTTGTACGCCAACTAGGAGTGCTATTATGTCAGGCAAACACCCCATACACACAG GGCTACAGTATAGCGTTATCATAGCAGACCAGCCGTACGGCCTCAGCACCAATGAGACCATAATGCCTCAGTATCTCCGGCCTTTGGGATACCGAACACATATGGTTGGTAAG TGGCATTTAGGGTTTTTCAGCAAGGACTATACACCCATCGAAAGAGGCTTTGAGTCGACATACGGATATTACCTCGGACAGCAAGACTATTTCACCCATGAAGCCCAGGTAGAAGAG CATAAAGTGACTGGATTTGATTTCCATGCGAATGGATCAGTCTACAAACCTGTTTTCGGCCAGTATTCTACTGAGATTTATACAGAGAGGACGCAGGAGATCATTCGCAATCATAACCCGCAAGAG CCGCTGTATATCTACCTAGCCCATCAAGCAGTACACAGTGCAAATTACGATGGTCAGAGGTTGCAAGCTCCGCATAAGTATTATGAAAGATTCCCGAACATTAAAGATGAAAACAGGAGAAAATTTGCAG CCATGGTCTCTGCATTAGACGACTCTATTGGAAACATCACACAGACATTAAAAGAGAGCACCCTCTATAACAACACAATTATAGTTTTTACGACCGACAACGGAGGACCCGCCCACGGGTTCGACGCCAACTACGCCAACAACTGGCCGCTGCGGGGAGTGAAAGACACGACGTGGGAGGGTGGGCTTCGTGGCGCTGGGTTCGTATGGGGCGCCCTCATTGAGAAGCCGAAGAGAATGAGCGATGGAATGATGCATGTTTGTGATTGGGTTCCAACGTTGTATGGCTTGGCAGGCGGGAATACCAGCAGTTTAGAACATCTCGATGGTATGGATGTCTGGCCGATGCTCTCAAG AGGGGAGCCTTCACCTAGGAATGAGATCCTGCATAACATTGATCCTGTGCGGAATGTATCTGCAATCCGTATTGGGAATTATAAGTTGGTGCAAGGCCAGAATTACAACGGCAAGTGGTCCGACTGGTACCCGCCAGAAGGAGAGTCCACTG ACAACTCATCCGACTCTAAACCTGTTCCAAACGCCTTTGTAGTGAGCTGCCCACCCAAGCCTGATAATGCTTCCACGAACTGTGATCCCTTTCAGAAGCCATGTCTCTACAACATTAATGAAGATCCATGTGAATTTAATAACATAGCTGATGAGAACCAAG ataTTGTTGATGTACTGATGATGAGGATTGAAGAGTACCGTAAAACAATGGTCCCTATCAGGAACAAGAAACCGGATCCACTGAGCAACCCCAAATACCACGACAACTGCTGGGTTCCGTGGAGAAACGATACGGACTCAACACCCGAACTTTATTATGATTCAGGTCCGTCTGATAGTTTACGCCAGGGTCCGTACAATACAAAGGCCAGAAGTCAAAAAGTGGTTCTTAAAGGCATAGATTAG
- the LOC129268169 gene encoding arylsulfatase I-like isoform X3, whose amino-acid sequence MYSVSKMFKLAPMRAFLLGCMLKCVLTAQPPNIIFIVADDLGWNDVSFHGSSQILTPHLDALALEGVLLTNYYVSPICTPTRSAIMSGKHPIHTGLQYSVIIADQPYGLSTNETIMPQYLRPLGYRTHMVGKWHLGFFSKDYTPIERGFESTYGYYLGQQDYFTHEAQHKVTGFDFHANGSVYKPVFGQYSTEIYTERTQEIIRNHNPQEPLYIYLAHQAVHSANYDGQRLQAPHKYYERFPNIKDENRRKFAAMVSALDDSIGNITQTLKESTLYNNTIIVFTTDNGGPAHGFDANYANNWPLRGVKDTTWEGGLRGAGFVWGALIEKPKRMSDGMMHVCDWVPTLYGLAGGNTSSLEHLDGMDVWPMLSRGEPSPRNEILHNIDPVRNVSAIRIGNYKLVQGQNYNGKWSDWYPPEGESTDNSSDSKPVPNAFVVSCPPKPDNASTNCDPFQKPCLYNINEDPCEFNNIADENQDIVDVLMMRIEEYRKTMVPIRNKKPDPLSNPKYHDNCWVPWRNDTDSTPELYYDSGPSDSLRQGPYNTKARSQKVVLKGID is encoded by the exons ATGTATTCAGTTTCAAAGATGTTCAAGTTGGCTCCGATGAGAGCTTTTCTTCTTGGCTGTATGCTCAAATGTGTGCTGACAGCCCAGCCTCCTAATATTATATTCATCGTTGCAGACGACCTG gGATGGAACGATGTTAGCTTTCATGGTTCATCGCAAATCCTGACTCCGCATCTTGATGCGTTGGCATTGGAGGGTGTACTGCTAACCAATTACTATGTGTCCCCCATTTGTACGCCAACTAGGAGTGCTATTATGTCAGGCAAACACCCCATACACACAG GGCTACAGTATAGCGTTATCATAGCAGACCAGCCGTACGGCCTCAGCACCAATGAGACCATAATGCCTCAGTATCTCCGGCCTTTGGGATACCGAACACATATGGTTGGTAAG TGGCATTTAGGGTTTTTCAGCAAGGACTATACACCCATCGAAAGAGGCTTTGAGTCGACATACGGATATTACCTCGGACAGCAAGACTATTTCACCCATGAAGCCCAG CATAAAGTGACTGGATTTGATTTCCATGCGAATGGATCAGTCTACAAACCTGTTTTCGGCCAGTATTCTACTGAGATTTATACAGAGAGGACGCAGGAGATCATTCGCAATCATAACCCGCAAGAG CCGCTGTATATCTACCTAGCCCATCAAGCAGTACACAGTGCAAATTACGATGGTCAGAGGTTGCAAGCTCCGCATAAGTATTATGAAAGATTCCCGAACATTAAAGATGAAAACAGGAGAAAATTTGCAG CCATGGTCTCTGCATTAGACGACTCTATTGGAAACATCACACAGACATTAAAAGAGAGCACCCTCTATAACAACACAATTATAGTTTTTACGACCGACAACGGAGGACCCGCCCACGGGTTCGACGCCAACTACGCCAACAACTGGCCGCTGCGGGGAGTGAAAGACACGACGTGGGAGGGTGGGCTTCGTGGCGCTGGGTTCGTATGGGGCGCCCTCATTGAGAAGCCGAAGAGAATGAGCGATGGAATGATGCATGTTTGTGATTGGGTTCCAACGTTGTATGGCTTGGCAGGCGGGAATACCAGCAGTTTAGAACATCTCGATGGTATGGATGTCTGGCCGATGCTCTCAAG AGGGGAGCCTTCACCTAGGAATGAGATCCTGCATAACATTGATCCTGTGCGGAATGTATCTGCAATCCGTATTGGGAATTATAAGTTGGTGCAAGGCCAGAATTACAACGGCAAGTGGTCCGACTGGTACCCGCCAGAAGGAGAGTCCACTG ACAACTCATCCGACTCTAAACCTGTTCCAAACGCCTTTGTAGTGAGCTGCCCACCCAAGCCTGATAATGCTTCCACGAACTGTGATCCCTTTCAGAAGCCATGTCTCTACAACATTAATGAAGATCCATGTGAATTTAATAACATAGCTGATGAGAACCAAG ataTTGTTGATGTACTGATGATGAGGATTGAAGAGTACCGTAAAACAATGGTCCCTATCAGGAACAAGAAACCGGATCCACTGAGCAACCCCAAATACCACGACAACTGCTGGGTTCCGTGGAGAAACGATACGGACTCAACACCCGAACTTTATTATGATTCAGGTCCGTCTGATAGTTTACGCCAGGGTCCGTACAATACAAAGGCCAGAAGTCAAAAAGTGGTTCTTAAAGGCATAGATTAG
- the LOC129268169 gene encoding arylsulfatase I-like isoform X2, with protein sequence MYSVSKMFKLAPMRAFLLGCMLKCVLTAQPPNIIFIVADDLGWNDVSFHGSSQILTPHLDALALEGVLLTNYYVSPICTPTRSAIMSGKHPIHTGLQYSVIIADQPYGLSTNETIMPQYLRPLGYRTHMVGKWHLGFFKDSLTPSHRGFESYYGYYGGMQDYFTHDSTEHKVTGFDFHANGSVYKPVFGQYSTEIYTERTQEIIRNHNPQEPLYIYLAHQAVHSANYDGQRLQAPHKYYERFPNIKDENRRKFAAMVSALDDSIGNITQTLKESTLYNNTIIVFTTDNGGPAHGFDANYANNWPLRGVKDTTWEGGLRGAGFVWGALIEKPKRMSDGMMHVCDWVPTLYGLAGGNTSSLEHLDGMDVWPMLSRGEPSPRNEILHNIDPVRNVSAIRIGNYKLVQGQNYNGKWSDWYPPEGESTDNSSDSKPVPNAFVVSCPPKPDNASTNCDPFQKPCLYNINEDPCEFNNIADENQDIVDVLMMRIEEYRKTMVPIRNKKPDPLSNPKYHDNCWVPWRNDTDSTPELYYDSGPSDSLRQGPYNTKARSQKVVLKGID encoded by the exons ATGTATTCAGTTTCAAAGATGTTCAAGTTGGCTCCGATGAGAGCTTTTCTTCTTGGCTGTATGCTCAAATGTGTGCTGACAGCCCAGCCTCCTAATATTATATTCATCGTTGCAGACGACCTG gGATGGAACGATGTTAGCTTTCATGGTTCATCGCAAATCCTGACTCCGCATCTTGATGCGTTGGCATTGGAGGGTGTACTGCTAACCAATTACTATGTGTCCCCCATTTGTACGCCAACTAGGAGTGCTATTATGTCAGGCAAACACCCCATACACACAG GGCTACAGTATAGCGTTATCATAGCAGACCAGCCGTACGGCCTCAGCACCAATGAGACCATAATGCCTCAGTATCTCCGGCCTTTGGGATACCGAACACATATGGTTGGTAAG TGGCATCTAGGGTTTTTCAAGGATAGTCTTACTCCCAGTCACCGTGGTTTTGAGTCGTATTATGGTTACTACGGCGGAATGCAGGACTACTTTACCCACGATTCCACTGAG CATAAAGTGACTGGATTTGATTTCCATGCGAATGGATCAGTCTACAAACCTGTTTTCGGCCAGTATTCTACTGAGATTTATACAGAGAGGACGCAGGAGATCATTCGCAATCATAACCCGCAAGAG CCGCTGTATATCTACCTAGCCCATCAAGCAGTACACAGTGCAAATTACGATGGTCAGAGGTTGCAAGCTCCGCATAAGTATTATGAAAGATTCCCGAACATTAAAGATGAAAACAGGAGAAAATTTGCAG CCATGGTCTCTGCATTAGACGACTCTATTGGAAACATCACACAGACATTAAAAGAGAGCACCCTCTATAACAACACAATTATAGTTTTTACGACCGACAACGGAGGACCCGCCCACGGGTTCGACGCCAACTACGCCAACAACTGGCCGCTGCGGGGAGTGAAAGACACGACGTGGGAGGGTGGGCTTCGTGGCGCTGGGTTCGTATGGGGCGCCCTCATTGAGAAGCCGAAGAGAATGAGCGATGGAATGATGCATGTTTGTGATTGGGTTCCAACGTTGTATGGCTTGGCAGGCGGGAATACCAGCAGTTTAGAACATCTCGATGGTATGGATGTCTGGCCGATGCTCTCAAG AGGGGAGCCTTCACCTAGGAATGAGATCCTGCATAACATTGATCCTGTGCGGAATGTATCTGCAATCCGTATTGGGAATTATAAGTTGGTGCAAGGCCAGAATTACAACGGCAAGTGGTCCGACTGGTACCCGCCAGAAGGAGAGTCCACTG ACAACTCATCCGACTCTAAACCTGTTCCAAACGCCTTTGTAGTGAGCTGCCCACCCAAGCCTGATAATGCTTCCACGAACTGTGATCCCTTTCAGAAGCCATGTCTCTACAACATTAATGAAGATCCATGTGAATTTAATAACATAGCTGATGAGAACCAAG ataTTGTTGATGTACTGATGATGAGGATTGAAGAGTACCGTAAAACAATGGTCCCTATCAGGAACAAGAAACCGGATCCACTGAGCAACCCCAAATACCACGACAACTGCTGGGTTCCGTGGAGAAACGATACGGACTCAACACCCGAACTTTATTATGATTCAGGTCCGTCTGATAGTTTACGCCAGGGTCCGTACAATACAAAGGCCAGAAGTCAAAAAGTGGTTCTTAAAGGCATAGATTAG